A genomic stretch from Thauera sp. GDN1 includes:
- a CDS encoding universal stress protein, protein MTPVRTILAATDLSPLARHAVVRAALVAAELGARLSLQHVVNVGALDALRHLIDAGAADLQQKLLDEMRAEVTMLAGELEARQGVQAELHLVVGNVLTEIANHADALDADLLVMGARGAGFMRELLIGSTTERVLRKSTRPLLVVKQMAHEPYRRVLVPVDFSPRSLDALRLVQRVAPQAEYVLLHAFEVPFEGKLRYAGVEESALSSLRVNARREATAKLNELVAEAALDENRVRRIVVHGEASSQVLDHEQAQDCDLIVIGKRGQGLIGEMLLGSVTKHILAQSTGDVLVADRAGA, encoded by the coding sequence ATGACGCCCGTCCGCACCATTCTTGCCGCCACCGATCTCTCGCCGCTCGCCCGCCATGCGGTGGTGCGCGCTGCGCTCGTCGCCGCCGAACTGGGCGCGCGGCTGTCGCTGCAGCATGTGGTGAATGTCGGTGCCCTCGACGCCCTGCGCCACCTGATCGACGCCGGTGCCGCCGACCTGCAGCAGAAGCTGCTCGACGAGATGCGCGCGGAGGTGACGATGCTCGCCGGCGAGCTCGAGGCGCGCCAGGGCGTGCAGGCCGAGCTGCACCTGGTGGTCGGCAACGTGCTGACCGAAATCGCGAACCACGCCGATGCGCTCGATGCCGACCTGCTGGTGATGGGCGCGCGCGGCGCCGGATTCATGCGCGAGCTGCTGATCGGCTCGACCACCGAGCGCGTGCTGCGCAAATCGACGCGTCCGCTGCTGGTGGTCAAGCAGATGGCGCACGAACCCTACCGGCGCGTGCTGGTGCCGGTGGATTTCTCGCCGCGATCGCTGGATGCGCTGCGCCTGGTGCAGCGCGTGGCCCCGCAGGCGGAGTACGTGCTGCTGCATGCCTTCGAGGTGCCCTTCGAAGGCAAGCTGCGCTACGCCGGGGTGGAGGAAAGCGCGCTCTCCAGCCTGCGCGTCAATGCGCGCCGTGAGGCCACGGCGAAGCTGAACGAACTCGTCGCCGAGGCCGCCCTGGACGAGAACCGGGTACGCCGCATCGTGGTCCATGGCGAAGCAAGCAGCCAGGTGCTCGATCACGAGCAGGCGCAGGACTGCGACCTGATCGTGATCGGCAAGCGCGGCCAGGGCCTGATCGGCGAGATGCTGCTCGGCAGTGTCACCAAGCACATCCTCGCCCAGTCCACGGGCGACGTGCTGGTAGCGGACCGCGCCGGCGCCTGA